A single region of the Elizabethkingia sp. JS20170427COW genome encodes:
- a CDS encoding DUF4407 domain-containing protein, whose product MKPITNHSMNWLQHFLILCSGGNIHLLKKSPSEWNKFSGIGGIVLFTAIFASLSAGYAIYTIFDNIFASIGFALLWGLMIFNLDRYIVSSIKKTGSIWHQLWMTIPRLILAGFLGIVISKPLELKIFEKEINKQLNTIIERNKKQLQTEMNGRILQQSGPFETEKNQIHQKIASYQQAYDSAAVELEKEILGTKTGLTSGKVGFGSNAKRKAELKEQRKQDLENYQKQIAPRLEYLDKEISKVYTNIESERNKSESIEERFNGLAARLQALDELGKNSAIMALASLFIMGLFITLEISPVLIKLISSAGPYDYLLEKTENDFRLYAKEKVEKGNFATEKRIEEFKNKLN is encoded by the coding sequence ATGAAACCTATTACAAATCACTCCATGAATTGGTTACAACATTTTCTCATCCTCTGTTCTGGTGGAAACATTCATCTTTTAAAAAAGTCACCTAGTGAATGGAATAAATTTTCTGGCATTGGTGGAATAGTCCTCTTTACCGCTATATTTGCCTCATTATCTGCAGGGTATGCCATTTATACTATTTTTGATAACATCTTCGCATCTATTGGCTTTGCCCTTCTTTGGGGGCTTATGATTTTTAATCTGGACCGATACATTGTTTCTTCCATCAAAAAAACAGGAAGCATCTGGCATCAGCTATGGATGACAATTCCTAGATTAATATTAGCAGGCTTCTTGGGTATTGTCATCTCAAAACCTTTGGAATTAAAAATCTTCGAAAAAGAAATTAACAAGCAACTCAACACCATTATCGAAAGAAACAAAAAACAGCTTCAGACGGAAATGAATGGGAGAATTCTTCAACAATCAGGACCTTTTGAAACTGAGAAAAACCAAATTCATCAAAAAATTGCCAGCTATCAGCAAGCTTATGATTCTGCAGCTGTTGAATTAGAAAAGGAAATACTTGGGACCAAAACAGGTTTAACCTCTGGTAAGGTAGGTTTTGGCTCGAATGCCAAAAGAAAAGCCGAACTAAAAGAGCAAAGAAAGCAAGATCTAGAAAACTATCAAAAACAAATAGCTCCTAGACTAGAATATTTGGATAAGGAAATTTCTAAAGTCTATACCAATATAGAATCCGAAAGAAATAAATCCGAAAGTATTGAAGAGCGTTTCAATGGCCTAGCAGCAAGATTACAAGCCTTAGACGAACTAGGAAAAAACTCTGCAATAATGGCTTTAGCATCCCTATTCATCATGGGATTATTTATTACTCTGGAAATTTCTCCAGTGCTAATTAAGCTTATTTCCTCTGCTGGCCCTTATGACTATTTGCTGGAAAAAACAGAAAATGACTTTAGGCTATACGCTAAAGAAAAAGTGGAAAAAGGAAATTTTGCTACCGAGAAAAGGATAGAAGAATTTAAAAATAAACTCAATTAA
- the ruvC gene encoding crossover junction endodeoxyribonuclease RuvC: protein MQAERIILGIDPGTAVMGFGIISVKSGKMELVAIHELILKKLENHEIKLKKIFERTLALIDEYHPDEVALEAPFYGKNVQSMLKLGRAQGVAMAASLYRDVPITEYSPKKIKMAITGNGNASKEQVAGMLKNLLKLKEFPTKHLDASDGLAVAVCHYFNSGKSVHEKSYSGWESFLKQNPDRLK from the coding sequence ATGCAGGCAGAAAGAATCATATTAGGAATTGACCCAGGTACCGCAGTAATGGGGTTTGGGATTATTTCCGTGAAATCTGGCAAAATGGAGTTGGTAGCCATCCATGAGCTTATCTTAAAAAAATTAGAAAATCACGAAATTAAACTCAAAAAGATTTTTGAAAGAACCCTAGCTCTTATCGATGAATATCACCCTGATGAAGTAGCTTTAGAAGCTCCTTTTTATGGAAAAAATGTACAATCTATGCTGAAACTAGGCCGCGCCCAAGGAGTAGCCATGGCAGCTAGCTTGTATAGAGATGTTCCCATTACGGAATATTCCCCAAAAAAAATTAAAATGGCCATTACGGGTAACGGAAACGCCAGCAAGGAACAAGTGGCAGGAATGCTAAAGAACCTCCTCAAATTAAAAGAATTTCCCACTAAACACCTAGATGCTTCCGATGGTTTGGCTGTTGCGGTATGTCATTATTTCAATTCTGGAAAAAGTGTCCATGAAAAATCTTACTCTGGTTGGGAAAGTTTCCTAAAACAAAATCCCGATCGTTTAAAATAA
- a CDS encoding PadR family transcriptional regulator produces MSKKNNKLYKGTLQNIILQLLCKEVKMYGYQMTQRAKELTKGELEMTEGALYPILHKLEEEGIIYSEMQKINGRDRKYYLLTEKGKKQQQEKAAEMKSFIFNLNSIFNF; encoded by the coding sequence ATGTCTAAAAAAAATAATAAGCTCTACAAAGGAACACTTCAAAATATCATCTTACAATTATTGTGTAAAGAGGTGAAAATGTATGGTTACCAAATGACCCAGCGAGCAAAAGAACTTACCAAGGGTGAGCTAGAAATGACGGAAGGTGCATTATACCCTATCTTACATAAATTGGAAGAAGAAGGAATCATTTATTCCGAAATGCAGAAGATTAATGGTAGGGACAGAAAATATTATCTCCTAACTGAAAAGGGGAAAAAACAGCAACAGGAAAAAGCAGCGGAAATGAAGTCTTTTATCTTTAACCTGAATTCTATATTTAATTTTTAA
- the guaB gene encoding IMP dehydrogenase encodes MPIHDKIIETAITFDDVLLVPSYSEILPSQVSLQSRLTDKITLNTPIVSAAMDTVTEAQLAIAIARVGGLGFIHKNMSIEEQAAQVNAVKRSENGMISDPVTLSKDYTLGQAKELMSHYKISGLPVVDKDNKLIGIITNRDVKYQENLDLKVEEIMTKENLITSDKSTTLEQAKAILLKNRVEKLPIVDQENKLVGLITIKDIDNQLEYPNANKDKNGRLIVGAGVGIGVDTMDRIAALVEAGVDIIAVDSAHGHSKGVIEKVKEIRAAYPDLDIVGGNIVTADAAKALIDAGANVLKVGVGPGSICTTRVVAGVGVPQLSAIYNVYEYAKQRNVTVIADGGIKLSGDIVKAIASGAGAVMLGSLLAGTEEAPGEEIIFQGRKFKSYQGMGSLSAMKRGGKERYFQSEAKKFVPEGIEGRVPFKGKLEEVIFQLSGGLRAGMGYCGAETITKLQEESKMVRITGSGLKESHPHDVIITQEAPNYSL; translated from the coding sequence ATGCCTATACACGACAAAATAATAGAAACGGCCATCACTTTTGATGACGTACTTCTTGTTCCTTCCTATTCGGAAATTTTACCTAGCCAGGTTTCCCTTCAATCACGTTTAACCGATAAAATTACGCTTAACACTCCTATTGTTTCCGCAGCAATGGATACCGTTACGGAAGCTCAATTAGCTATTGCTATTGCCAGAGTGGGTGGTTTAGGTTTTATCCATAAAAACATGTCTATTGAAGAACAAGCAGCTCAAGTAAATGCTGTTAAAAGATCTGAAAACGGAATGATTTCAGACCCTGTAACTCTTTCTAAAGACTATACCTTAGGACAAGCTAAAGAGCTGATGTCTCATTACAAAATATCGGGACTTCCTGTAGTAGATAAAGATAACAAGCTTATTGGTATTATCACCAACAGAGATGTTAAATACCAAGAAAACCTTGATTTAAAGGTTGAAGAAATCATGACCAAAGAAAACTTGATTACTTCTGATAAATCTACTACCCTAGAACAGGCAAAAGCAATTCTTCTAAAAAATAGAGTAGAGAAACTACCTATAGTTGACCAAGAGAACAAATTGGTAGGTCTTATCACTATAAAAGATATCGACAACCAATTGGAATACCCTAATGCCAACAAAGACAAAAATGGCCGCCTTATTGTAGGTGCAGGAGTAGGTATTGGAGTAGATACTATGGATAGAATTGCAGCTTTAGTAGAAGCTGGCGTGGACATTATTGCAGTAGACTCTGCTCACGGACACTCTAAAGGGGTTATCGAAAAAGTAAAAGAAATTAGAGCTGCATATCCAGATCTTGATATAGTAGGTGGTAATATCGTTACTGCTGATGCTGCAAAAGCATTAATTGATGCTGGTGCCAATGTATTAAAAGTAGGTGTAGGTCCTGGTTCCATCTGTACTACGAGAGTGGTAGCAGGTGTAGGTGTTCCTCAACTATCCGCTATCTACAATGTTTACGAATATGCTAAACAAAGAAATGTTACCGTAATTGCTGATGGAGGTATTAAACTTTCTGGTGATATTGTAAAAGCTATCGCTAGTGGAGCTGGTGCCGTAATGCTAGGTTCCTTACTAGCTGGAACTGAAGAAGCTCCTGGCGAAGAAATCATCTTCCAAGGTAGAAAATTCAAATCTTACCAAGGTATGGGATCTCTTTCTGCTATGAAGAGAGGTGGTAAAGAAAGATATTTCCAAAGTGAGGCTAAGAAATTTGTTCCAGAAGGTATTGAAGGTAGAGTTCCTTTCAAAGGTAAATTAGAAGAAGTTATCTTCCAATTAAGTGGAGGTCTTCGTGCTGGAATGGGATACTGCGGTGCTGAAACTATTACCAAACTTCAAGAAGAGTCTAAGATGGTACGCATCACAGGTTCTGGATTAAAAGAATCTCACCCTCATGATGTTATCATCACTCAAGAAGCTCCTAACTATTCTTTATAA
- the tsf gene encoding translation elongation factor Ts — protein sequence MYTPVAKDVAKLRNTTGAGMMDCKKALVEAEGDFEKAIEILRKQGQKVAAKRADRESTEGAVIARVNEDNTLGAIISLNCETDFVAKNEAFVELANELAEMAITAASKEELLTADFHGITVAEKLVEQTGVIGEKIEIGSFERIEGAFLGAYIHAGNKIAAITALSANVEGAAEAAKSVSMQVAAMNPIALDETQVSQETIDKELEIERELLIKEGKPENIIDNILKGKMQRFYKDHTLVHQAFIKDGSMSVAAYVKSINADLKVTGFKRAALA from the coding sequence ATGTATACACCAGTAGCGAAAGATGTTGCTAAATTAAGAAACACAACAGGTGCAGGGATGATGGACTGCAAAAAAGCTTTAGTAGAAGCTGAAGGTGATTTTGAAAAAGCTATTGAAATCCTTAGAAAACAAGGACAAAAAGTGGCTGCTAAAAGAGCAGACAGAGAGAGTACAGAAGGTGCTGTTATCGCTCGTGTAAACGAAGACAACACTTTAGGAGCTATTATTAGCCTTAACTGCGAAACTGATTTCGTAGCGAAAAATGAAGCATTTGTTGAGCTAGCTAATGAATTAGCTGAAATGGCAATTACTGCTGCTTCTAAAGAAGAATTACTTACTGCTGATTTCCACGGTATTACTGTTGCTGAAAAATTAGTAGAACAAACTGGTGTTATCGGTGAAAAAATCGAGATTGGTTCTTTCGAAAGAATCGAAGGTGCTTTCCTAGGAGCATATATCCACGCAGGTAACAAAATTGCTGCTATTACTGCTCTTTCTGCTAATGTAGAAGGTGCTGCTGAAGCTGCTAAATCTGTTTCTATGCAAGTTGCTGCGATGAACCCAATCGCTTTAGACGAAACTCAAGTTTCTCAAGAAACTATCGATAAAGAATTAGAAATCGAAAGAGAACTTCTTATCAAAGAAGGTAAACCTGAAAACATTATCGACAATATCCTTAAAGGTAAAATGCAACGTTTCTACAAAGACCATACTTTGGTACACCAAGCGTTTATCAAAGATGGTAGCATGTCTGTTGCTGCTTATGTAAAATCTATCAATGCAGACCTTAAAGTTACAGGATTCAAGAGAGCTGCTCTTGCGTAA
- a CDS encoding DUF6759 domain-containing protein codes for MKKYSLLFLLLFLLLLGMLVPAQKKKVKNQSPNKSVQKNFLTGSVYTFEEVENSNDMRALANFIKFNPNHPRTPELKYRLVKILNGESVGSSLSSSSKSNAGVSKARLSPKYENENTQILNHLLNGSANSSVVYLGIINNSKCEFSVKVEGNKSYQLTIASGEKGHKLIDKGKYKVSTLVCGEPYYLTDNFFQDSELKIGEDNTYRNNTSSSSKQKKVRNINNYYEYEKNNFVNRRIRDASKLFYL; via the coding sequence ATGAAAAAATATAGTCTATTATTCTTGCTCTTATTTTTGCTCTTATTGGGAATGCTAGTCCCAGCACAGAAGAAAAAGGTGAAAAACCAATCTCCAAATAAATCTGTACAGAAGAATTTTCTGACAGGATCTGTCTATACTTTTGAGGAGGTGGAAAATAGTAATGATATGAGGGCTTTGGCAAATTTTATAAAATTTAACCCCAATCATCCTAGGACTCCCGAGTTAAAATATAGATTGGTAAAAATATTAAATGGGGAATCGGTGGGGAGTAGTCTATCTTCTTCTTCAAAAAGCAATGCTGGAGTTTCCAAAGCACGATTGTCACCAAAGTATGAGAATGAAAATACCCAAATCCTAAATCATTTACTTAATGGAAGTGCTAATAGCTCGGTAGTTTATTTAGGGATTATTAATAATTCTAAATGCGAATTTTCTGTAAAAGTAGAAGGAAATAAAAGTTATCAATTAACAATAGCTTCTGGGGAAAAAGGTCATAAATTGATTGATAAAGGTAAATACAAGGTATCTACTTTGGTATGTGGAGAGCCTTATTATCTTACGGATAATTTTTTCCAAGATTCTGAATTGAAAATAGGAGAGGATAACACTTATCGGAATAATACTTCCTCTTCTTCTAAGCAAAAAAAGGTAAGAAACATTAATAACTATTACGAATATGAAAAAAATAATTTTGTTAATAGGAGGATTAGGGATGCTTCAAAGTTGTTTTACTTATAG
- a CDS encoding DUF6759 domain-containing protein, whose protein sequence is MKKIILLIGGLGMLQSCFTYSYPSASSFPSTRYPSSNSNQKYDELVKTYKPDTEEVLNDLLGSSSADNPRTSLVVKNNSRCNIVLTISTVNFVKKVPIAAGETGYSILNKNNYNLSAMVCGRVFKQRISLYSSQQLDLR, encoded by the coding sequence ATGAAAAAAATAATTTTGTTAATAGGAGGATTAGGGATGCTTCAAAGTTGTTTTACTTATAGTTATCCATCAGCGAGTAGTTTTCCTAGTACGAGATATCCATCCTCTAACTCCAATCAAAAATATGATGAATTGGTGAAAACTTATAAGCCGGACACCGAAGAGGTTCTGAATGACTTATTGGGATCCAGCTCTGCGGATAATCCAAGAACTTCTTTGGTGGTAAAGAATAATTCTAGATGTAATATTGTTTTAACGATTTCCACTGTAAATTTTGTAAAAAAAGTGCCGATAGCTGCGGGGGAAACTGGATATAGCATACTGAATAAGAATAACTACAACCTTAGTGCAATGGTTTGCGGAAGGGTATTTAAGCAAAGAATAAGTTTGTACTCTTCCCAGCAATTAGATTTAAGGTAA
- the rpsB gene encoding 30S ribosomal protein S2 yields MAKANVKDLLEAGVHFGHMTRKWNPNMAPYIFMEKNGIHIVDLHKTAVKLDEACNALEKITSAGKKVLFVATKKQAKEVVAKHASELNMPYITERWPGGMLTNFVTIRKAVKKMNAIDKMKKDGTFETLSKKERLQVDRQRANLEKNLGSIADMVRLPSAVFVVDIMREHIAVTEAKKLGIPVFAIVDTNSDPRKVDFVIPGNDDASKSIDMILGTVADAIREGQSQRKAEKEKAKEGEKASADKDADFEA; encoded by the coding sequence ATGGCAAAAGCAAATGTAAAAGACCTTTTAGAGGCTGGCGTACACTTTGGTCACATGACTAGAAAGTGGAATCCAAACATGGCTCCATATATCTTTATGGAGAAAAACGGTATTCACATTGTCGATTTACATAAAACAGCAGTAAAATTAGACGAAGCTTGCAACGCTTTGGAAAAAATTACTTCTGCTGGTAAAAAAGTTCTTTTTGTAGCGACTAAAAAACAAGCTAAAGAGGTTGTTGCTAAACACGCTTCAGAATTGAACATGCCTTACATTACTGAAAGATGGCCAGGTGGTATGTTAACCAACTTCGTAACTATCAGAAAAGCGGTTAAAAAAATGAACGCTATCGATAAAATGAAGAAAGATGGTACTTTCGAAACTTTATCTAAAAAAGAGAGATTACAAGTTGACCGTCAGAGAGCTAACCTAGAGAAAAACTTAGGTTCTATCGCTGACATGGTGAGACTTCCTTCTGCTGTTTTCGTGGTAGATATCATGAGAGAGCACATCGCAGTTACTGAAGCTAAAAAATTAGGTATCCCTGTATTTGCTATTGTAGATACTAACTCTGATCCTAGAAAAGTAGACTTCGTTATCCCTGGAAACGATGATGCTTCTAAATCTATCGATATGATCCTTGGTACTGTAGCTGATGCTATTAGAGAAGGTCAATCTCAAAGAAAAGCTGAAAAAGAAAAAGCTAAAGAAGGTGAAAAAGCTTCTGCTGATAAAGATGCAGACTTCGAAGCTTAA
- the rpsI gene encoding 30S ribosomal protein S9, translating into MSTVHKIGRRKTSVARVYVKPGAGNVTINGKDVKEYFGTDMLVYKVNQPFLLTETVAQYDVTVNVFGGGITGQAEAIRLGVSRALCEINTEFRGLLKPHGLLTRDARMVERKKPGQKKARKKFQFSKR; encoded by the coding sequence ATGTCTACAGTACACAAAATCGGAAGAAGAAAAACATCTGTAGCTAGAGTATACGTTAAACCAGGTGCTGGTAATGTTACCATCAATGGTAAAGATGTTAAAGAATACTTCGGTACAGATATGTTGGTATATAAAGTAAACCAACCATTTTTATTAACAGAAACTGTTGCTCAGTATGACGTTACCGTTAACGTTTTTGGTGGTGGTATCACTGGTCAAGCTGAAGCGATTAGACTAGGTGTTTCTAGAGCACTTTGCGAAATCAATACAGAATTCAGAGGATTATTAAAGCCTCACGGACTTCTTACAAGAGACGCAAGAATGGTGGAAAGAAAAAAACCAGGTCAGAAAAAAGCGAGAAAGAAATTCCAATTCTCAAAACGTTAA
- the rplM gene encoding 50S ribosomal protein L13: MNTLSYKTVSANKATANKEWVVVDAAGQPLGRLASKVAKILRGKHKTNFTPHVDCGDNVIVLNAEKVELSGNKWADKEYIWHTGYPGGQKSLTATELQKRNSALVIEKAVKGMLPKNRLGKAIFKNLYIYEGTEHKHEAQQPKELNINEIK; encoded by the coding sequence GTGAATACATTAAGTTACAAAACCGTATCAGCTAACAAAGCTACCGCAAATAAAGAATGGGTTGTGGTAGACGCTGCTGGACAGCCTTTAGGACGTTTAGCTTCTAAAGTTGCTAAGATTTTGAGAGGAAAGCACAAAACTAACTTTACTCCACACGTTGACTGTGGTGATAACGTTATTGTTTTGAACGCTGAGAAAGTAGAACTTTCAGGAAACAAGTGGGCTGACAAAGAGTACATCTGGCATACTGGATACCCAGGAGGTCAAAAATCTTTAACTGCTACCGAGCTTCAAAAAAGAAATAGTGCTCTAGTAATTGAGAAAGCTGTAAAAGGAATGCTTCCTAAAAACAGATTAGGTAAAGCAATCTTCAAAAACCTTTACATCTACGAAGGAACTGAGCACAAACACGAAGCACAGCAGCCGAAAGAACTTAATATTAACGAAATTAAATAA
- a CDS encoding methylmalonyl-CoA mutase family protein: MKNEHYTPKNKVRVVTAASLFDGHDAAINIMRRIIQGTGCEVIHLGHDKSAEEVVNTAIQEDANAIALTSYQGGHMEYFKYIYDLLRQKNSPQIKIFGGGGGVILPEEIKELMEYGIDRIYSPDDGRAMGMQGMIDDLVQKSDFSTGEEVSVKDIDSISFEDAISIARLISAVENFSEQKPELIQEIEKRAEGISVPILGITGTGGAGKSSLTDELVRRFLRANPQHKIAIISIDPSKKKTGGALLGDRIRMNAINDARVYMRSMATRENNASISPFVKSALEVLKLARPSLIILETSGIGQSGSEVSEISDLSMYVMTPEYGASTQLEKIDMLDYADFIALNKSDKRGALDALQAVRKQYQRNHLLWEQKLEEMPVYATKASQFNDHGTTELYDHLIEKLNRFLKQSNGEDAIQFNTYTEQNVSEEVNIIPPKRIRYLSEIVESNQQYDAEVLQQAALARKMYHIKGVQSFLEDERLESEYQKAEKELKQENIDFLKEWENTQQDFKKEYYSYYVRGKEIKVETSTESLSHSRIPKIALPKYHDWGDLIQWKGQENLPGSFPFTAGIYPFKRTGEDPTRMFAGEGGPERTNRRFHYVSAEMPAKRLSTAFDSVTLYGQDPALPPDVYGKIGNAGVSIATLDDAKKLYSGFDLVNPLTSVSMTINGPAPMLLAFFMNAAIDQNVEKYIEEHQLWNVVEAKLKEKFDDKGLERPAYQGELPTSNNGLGLKLLGLSGDEILSQEEYEKIKFQTIANVRGTVQADILKEDQAQNTCIFSTEFALRLMGDVQEYFIQNKVRNFYSVSISGYHIAEAGANPISQLAFTLANGFTYVEYYLARGMDINDFAPNLSFFFSNGIDPEYAVIGRVARRIWAKAMKYKYGADERSQMLKYHIQTSGRSLHAQEIDFNDIRTTLQALYAIYDNCNSLHTNAYDEAITTPTEESVRRAMAIQLIINKELGLAKNENPLQGSFIIEELTDLVEEAVYAEFDRITERGGVLGAMETMYQRSKIQEESMHYEWLKQTGEYPIIGVNTFLGKDGSPTIQPREVIRSTEEEKQAQIHFLQNFQKVNKGKTEEMLQKLQLAAVNQQNLFEVMMEAVKYCSLGQITNALFEVGGKYRRNM; encoded by the coding sequence ATGAAAAACGAACATTACACTCCTAAGAATAAAGTAAGAGTGGTAACGGCAGCTTCATTATTTGATGGACATGATGCCGCGATTAACATTATGAGAAGGATTATCCAAGGTACAGGCTGTGAGGTAATCCATTTAGGGCATGATAAATCTGCAGAAGAAGTGGTGAATACCGCCATTCAGGAAGATGCGAATGCGATAGCCTTAACTTCCTACCAAGGTGGTCATATGGAATATTTTAAATACATCTATGATCTTCTTAGACAGAAAAATTCTCCACAAATCAAGATATTTGGTGGTGGTGGCGGAGTAATCTTGCCTGAGGAAATTAAAGAATTGATGGAGTATGGAATCGATAGAATCTATTCTCCAGATGATGGGCGTGCAATGGGCATGCAAGGGATGATAGATGATTTGGTTCAAAAATCAGACTTTTCTACAGGAGAAGAAGTATCGGTGAAAGATATAGATTCCATATCCTTTGAAGACGCTATTAGTATAGCGAGGTTGATTTCTGCAGTTGAAAATTTTTCAGAACAAAAACCTGAATTGATTCAGGAGATTGAAAAAAGAGCAGAAGGAATTAGTGTTCCTATTTTGGGAATCACAGGAACTGGTGGAGCTGGAAAATCTTCCCTAACAGATGAATTAGTTCGTAGGTTTTTAAGAGCTAATCCTCAACATAAAATTGCCATTATTTCTATAGATCCTTCTAAAAAGAAAACAGGAGGAGCTCTTTTAGGAGATAGGATAAGGATGAATGCAATTAATGACGCTAGAGTATATATGCGTTCTATGGCGACTCGTGAGAACAATGCATCTATTTCACCATTTGTAAAATCGGCTCTAGAAGTATTAAAATTAGCAAGACCAAGTTTAATTATACTAGAAACTTCAGGGATAGGACAATCCGGATCTGAGGTTTCCGAAATTTCTGACCTTTCTATGTATGTGATGACGCCTGAATATGGAGCTTCTACACAATTGGAAAAAATAGATATGTTGGATTATGCAGATTTTATTGCCTTAAATAAGTCCGATAAGCGTGGAGCGCTAGATGCTTTACAAGCTGTAAGAAAGCAATACCAAAGAAACCACTTGCTATGGGAACAGAAATTGGAAGAAATGCCCGTATATGCAACCAAGGCATCACAGTTTAATGACCATGGGACTACAGAATTGTATGATCATTTGATTGAAAAACTGAATCGATTTTTAAAACAATCCAATGGAGAAGATGCAATACAGTTTAATACTTATACAGAACAAAATGTATCTGAAGAAGTAAATATTATTCCTCCTAAAAGGATACGCTACCTCTCAGAAATTGTAGAAAGCAACCAACAGTATGATGCTGAAGTTTTACAACAGGCAGCATTAGCAAGAAAAATGTACCATATAAAAGGCGTGCAAAGTTTTTTGGAGGATGAACGATTAGAATCAGAATATCAAAAAGCTGAAAAAGAATTAAAGCAAGAGAATATAGATTTTTTAAAAGAATGGGAAAATACGCAACAGGACTTTAAAAAAGAATACTATTCCTATTATGTAAGAGGGAAAGAAATAAAGGTGGAAACTTCTACAGAATCTCTTTCACATTCTCGTATCCCGAAAATTGCTTTGCCAAAGTATCATGATTGGGGAGATCTTATCCAATGGAAGGGGCAGGAGAATTTACCAGGGAGCTTTCCCTTCACCGCTGGGATTTATCCCTTTAAACGCACAGGGGAAGATCCTACCCGAATGTTTGCAGGTGAGGGAGGCCCAGAAAGAACCAACCGAAGGTTTCATTATGTATCTGCAGAAATGCCTGCAAAGAGGTTGTCCACAGCTTTTGATAGTGTAACTCTTTATGGACAAGATCCAGCCTTGCCACCTGATGTATATGGTAAGATAGGAAATGCAGGGGTTTCTATCGCCACCTTGGATGATGCTAAAAAGCTGTATTCAGGATTCGATTTGGTGAATCCTCTTACTTCTGTATCCATGACGATTAACGGACCTGCACCAATGCTGTTAGCCTTTTTTATGAATGCAGCGATTGATCAAAATGTGGAAAAATACATAGAGGAACATCAACTATGGAATGTGGTAGAGGCAAAACTTAAAGAAAAATTTGATGATAAAGGACTGGAGAGACCTGCTTACCAAGGAGAGCTTCCAACATCTAATAATGGTTTAGGTTTGAAATTATTAGGATTATCGGGAGATGAGATACTTTCTCAAGAGGAATATGAAAAGATAAAATTCCAAACCATAGCCAATGTCAGAGGAACGGTGCAAGCAGATATTTTGAAAGAAGACCAAGCTCAGAATACTTGTATTTTTTCTACAGAATTTGCTTTAAGGTTAATGGGAGATGTTCAAGAATATTTTATTCAAAATAAAGTAAGGAATTTCTATTCGGTATCCATTTCAGGGTATCATATAGCAGAAGCTGGCGCCAACCCTATATCTCAATTAGCCTTTACCTTAGCCAATGGTTTTACCTATGTAGAGTATTATTTGGCAAGAGGAATGGATATTAATGATTTTGCACCTAATTTATCCTTCTTCTTTTCTAATGGAATAGATCCTGAATATGCCGTAATAGGAAGGGTGGCTAGAAGAATTTGGGCAAAGGCGATGAAGTACAAGTATGGTGCAGATGAACGCTCTCAGATGTTGAAATACCATATCCAAACTTCGGGAAGGTCTTTGCATGCTCAGGAAATTGATTTTAATGATATTAGGACAACTTTACAAGCCTTATATGCAATTTACGACAATTGCAACTCTTTACATACCAACGCTTACGATGAGGCGATTACCACGCCAACAGAAGAATCGGTAAGGAGGGCAATGGCAATACAGTTGATTATTAATAAAGAATTAGGTTTGGCTAAAAATGAAAATCCATTACAAGGTTCTTTTATTATTGAAGAATTAACCGACTTGGTAGAGGAAGCGGTATATGCAGAGTTTGATAGAATTACCGAGCGAGGAGGTGTTTTAGGAGCAATGGAAACGATGTATCAGCGTTCTAAAATTCAAGAGGAATCTATGCATTACGAATGGTTGAAGCAAACAGGAGAATATCCTATAATAGGGGTGAATACATTTTTAGGAAAAGATGGCTCTCCTACCATTCAGCCGAGAGAAGTGATACGTTCAACCGAAGAAGAAAAACAAGCACAGATCCATTTCTTACAAAACTTCCAAAAGGTTAATAAAGGGAAAACTGAAGAAATGTTACAAAAATTACAACTAGCAGCAGTTAACCAACAAAATTTGTTTGAAGTAATGATGGAGGCGGTAAAATATTGTTCTCTTGGACAAATCACTAATGCTCTGTTTGAAGTAGGTGGAAAGTACAGAAGAAATATGTAA